A window from Candidatus Epulonipiscium sp. encodes these proteins:
- a CDS encoding DUF2339 domain-containing protein — protein MNENEIIIKKLYDMDKRLTKLEEEIYKDKKSTLQTTLVQGTKKPTVTPTVHPKNIIPQTTPKPSEPPIIVKKEPKNLEMELGGKWINRVGIMALILAAAFFLKYSFDNNLIGPQGRILIGVLFGVSMLISGDLLFKKYRIPSEGLMGGGIAILCFTVFAAFAFYNLIGQSITFILFVLIILASTFLAIKNDTVTIMHLGVLTGFLTPFLLSSGETNDVFFLAYLVILNLGIVIISYYKNWKSLFNFAFFATHFCFLGWLIGRFVIDVAGVEKIQFFTGFLPLIVIFAEFLVISILMNLNLKNKKTHLKFDFFLIFINAIVFYAEGYKMLLKYNDSLLGIFTIVIALLYLGIYFGIRKFIDAYKNFLTFLLLVSLTFITIAIPVQLEGRFLSLAWAIEAFALSYLSTKTEYIKIYFSYIIVMIIALISLWVNLIYIGNDITKIPFLNINSIIYITSIVVLFGSLWANRKDKSGINIIFTVILNLFLIGFFLADTSNIFGRLIEKAQSLGQQEKIEKYIYMENLIGSLVVLLYSIILIFIGFIKNSKSMRILSLCLFILVIFKVFLFDLSSLIGIYRILSFMVLGVILIGISFIYQKYKNLILGEDADEA, from the coding sequence ATGAATGAAAACGAAATAATCATCAAAAAACTATACGATATGGATAAAAGATTGACCAAATTAGAAGAAGAAATATATAAGGATAAGAAATCAACATTGCAGACTACCTTAGTACAAGGGACAAAGAAGCCAACAGTAACCCCTACTGTTCATCCAAAAAATATTATTCCTCAGACCACCCCTAAGCCATCAGAACCTCCTATAATAGTCAAAAAGGAACCCAAAAATCTAGAAATGGAGCTAGGGGGCAAATGGATTAATAGGGTAGGTATTATGGCCTTAATCCTTGCTGCAGCCTTTTTCCTTAAGTATTCCTTTGATAACAATCTAATAGGACCTCAGGGAAGGATTCTTATAGGGGTATTGTTTGGGGTTTCTATGCTTATATCTGGGGACTTACTCTTTAAGAAATACCGCATTCCTTCCGAGGGGCTAATGGGTGGTGGGATTGCCATACTTTGTTTTACCGTATTTGCAGCCTTTGCTTTTTATAATTTAATTGGGCAAAGTATTACCTTTATCTTATTTGTCCTTATTATCTTAGCAAGTACATTCCTAGCCATAAAAAACGATACTGTAACCATTATGCATCTGGGGGTTTTGACTGGATTTCTAACCCCATTTCTATTATCTAGTGGGGAAACTAACGATGTGTTTTTCTTAGCCTATTTAGTTATTTTAAATCTTGGAATTGTTATTATTTCATATTATAAGAACTGGAAGTCCCTGTTTAACTTTGCTTTTTTTGCTACCCATTTTTGTTTTTTGGGATGGCTAATTGGCAGATTTGTAATTGATGTAGCTGGGGTAGAAAAGATTCAGTTCTTTACAGGGTTTTTGCCTTTGATTGTGATATTTGCTGAGTTTTTAGTGATATCGATTTTAATGAACCTAAACCTAAAAAACAAGAAAACCCATTTGAAATTTGATTTCTTTTTAATATTTATAAATGCCATAGTCTTTTATGCCGAAGGCTACAAAATGCTGTTAAAGTATAACGATAGCCTTTTAGGTATCTTTACCATTGTTATCGCCCTATTATATCTTGGGATTTACTTTGGAATCCGAAAATTTATTGATGCGTATAAGAACTTCCTTACTTTTTTACTTTTGGTTTCTCTAACCTTTATTACCATAGCCATACCCGTACAATTAGAGGGGAGATTTTTATCCTTGGCATGGGCAATAGAAGCCTTTGCCCTCTCCTATTTATCTACCAAAACGGAATATATAAAGATTTATTTTTCTTATATTATCGTAATGATAATTGCCTTAATTAGTTTATGGGTTAATTTGATTTATATAGGAAATGATATAACCAAGATACCTTTTTTAAACATCAATTCCATAATATATATTACTTCCATTGTTGTTCTTTTTGGATCATTATGGGCAAATCGAAAGGATAAATCCGGTATTAATATCATTTTTACAGTGATTCTCAACCTATTCTTAATAGGTTTCTTCCTGGCGGATACCTCCAATATTTTTGGAAGATTGATAGAAAAAGCCCAGTCCCTAGGGCAACAGGAAAAAATCGAAAAATATATCTATATGGAAAATCTTATCGGATCATTGGTTGTTCTTTTATATTCAATTATTTTAATCTTTATAGGCTTTATCAAAAATAGCAAGTCCATGAGGATACTTTCCCTTTGTTTGTTTATTTTAGTTATTTTTAAAGTGTTTCTATTTGATCTTTCTTCATTAATAGGCATATATAGGATACTGTCCTTTATGGTATTGGGAGTTATACTAATTGGTATATCCTTCATATACCAAAAATATAAAAATCTCATTTTGGGGGAGGATGCTGATGAAGCTTAA
- a CDS encoding ABC transporter ATP-binding protein, whose amino-acid sequence MSEKNIKTPRPMRGPMGRGGNFEKPKDFKGTFSKLLAYLRPYNIKLIIVMLFAVGSTVFSIAGPKILGKVTTKIFEGLILKVTGAGAGMDFIYIRNIVFILLGLYFISAVFSYIQGFIVTGVSQKISYNLRKEISIKINKLPLKYFDTISHGDVLSRVTNDVDTISQTLNQSMSQIITSTVTLFGVLIMMLSISWQMTIVAVLILPISMVLVMGIIKKSQKYFKAQQEFLGKVNGHIEEVYGGHNIMKAFNAEEKVIDAFEKINDKLYGSAWKSQFLSGMMMPLMGFVGNLGYVAVSILGGWFAIRKTIEVGDILSFIQYIRSFTQPIGQVAQISNVLQSTVAAAERVFEFLEEEEEIKETTDPIKLEKVEGRVTFKNVKFGYDPDKIIINDFSADIKPGQKVAIVGPTGAGKTTIVKLLMRFYELNEGQIFVDGKDIKDFTREDLRDDFGMVLQDTWLFSGTIEENIGYGKPNSTKQEVVQAAKAAHTHRFIKTLPEGYNMLINEEASNISQGQKQLLTIARAILKDPKILILDEATSSVDTRTEVLIQRAMENLMKGRTSFIIAHRLSTIKDADLILVMKEGDIIEQGSHKELLEKNGFYAELYNSQFTA is encoded by the coding sequence TGGCTTATCTAAGGCCTTACAATATAAAACTTATAATTGTTATGCTATTTGCCGTAGGAAGCACCGTTTTTTCTATAGCAGGGCCTAAAATACTCGGTAAAGTCACGACCAAAATATTTGAAGGATTGATCTTGAAGGTAACAGGAGCCGGTGCTGGCATGGATTTCATATATATCCGAAATATCGTTTTTATTTTACTGGGATTGTATTTTATCTCTGCGGTATTTTCCTATATACAAGGCTTTATCGTAACTGGGGTATCCCAAAAGATATCCTATAATCTAAGAAAAGAAATATCCATAAAAATCAATAAACTCCCCCTAAAGTATTTTGATACCATCTCCCATGGAGATGTATTATCTAGGGTTACCAATGATGTTGATACCATTAGCCAAACCCTAAACCAAAGCATGAGCCAAATCATTACATCGACAGTCACTCTTTTTGGAGTACTAATTATGATGCTCTCCATAAGCTGGCAGATGACTATTGTTGCTGTTTTGATACTGCCTATTTCTATGGTTTTGGTTATGGGAATCATTAAAAAATCACAAAAATACTTTAAAGCCCAACAGGAATTTTTGGGTAAGGTAAATGGCCATATAGAAGAAGTTTACGGAGGCCATAATATTATGAAGGCATTTAACGCTGAAGAAAAAGTAATCGACGCATTCGAAAAAATCAACGATAAGCTTTATGGTTCTGCATGGAAATCTCAATTTCTTTCTGGAATGATGATGCCTCTTATGGGTTTTGTAGGAAACCTAGGGTATGTGGCCGTTTCGATTTTAGGGGGTTGGTTTGCCATTAGAAAAACCATAGAAGTGGGAGATATCCTTTCTTTTATCCAATACATCAGAAGCTTTACCCAACCCATAGGACAAGTAGCCCAAATCAGTAATGTCCTTCAATCCACAGTAGCTGCTGCTGAGAGGGTATTCGAGTTCTTGGAAGAAGAGGAAGAAATAAAAGAAACCACAGATCCAATAAAATTAGAAAAAGTTGAAGGAAGGGTAACCTTTAAGAATGTCAAGTTTGGATATGACCCGGATAAAATAATAATCAATGATTTTTCTGCAGATATCAAACCAGGGCAAAAAGTCGCTATAGTAGGACCTACAGGAGCAGGAAAAACCACAATCGTTAAACTTCTTATGAGATTCTACGAATTAAACGAAGGGCAGATTTTCGTAGATGGAAAAGACATCAAAGACTTCACTAGGGAAGATCTCCGAGATGATTTTGGTATGGTACTACAAGATACCTGGCTCTTTTCGGGGACCATCGAAGAAAATATAGGGTACGGAAAGCCCAATTCCACTAAGCAAGAGGTGGTACAGGCAGCCAAAGCCGCCCATACCCATAGATTTATTAAAACCTTGCCTGAAGGATATAATATGCTCATAAATGAAGAAGCCAGCAATATCTCTCAAGGTCAAAAACAACTCCTAACCATAGCAAGGGCCATACTCAAAGATCCAAAAATCCTAATACTGGACGAAGCTACTTCCTCCGTAGATACAAGGACAGAGGTGCTCATACAAAGGGCTATGGAAAACCTAATGAAAGGCAGAACCTCCTTTATCATCGCCCACAGACTTTCTACCATAAAGGATGCCGATTTGATTCTCGTTATGAAAGAAGGAGACATCATCGAGCAAGGCAGCCATAAGGAACTTCTCGAAAAGAACGGTTTTTATGCAGAACTATATAATAGCCAGTTTACAGCATAA